In Bartonella bovis 91-4, the following proteins share a genomic window:
- the rpsO gene encoding 30S ribosomal protein S15 — protein sequence MSITAERKHALITEYATKAGDTGSPEVQVAVLSERISNLTNHFKSHKKDNHSRRGLLKMVSKRRRLLDYLKEIDQNRYQILIGKLGLRR from the coding sequence ATGTCGATTACAGCTGAACGTAAACACGCTCTTATTACAGAATATGCGACTAAGGCCGGTGATACAGGCTCACCAGAAGTGCAAGTTGCTGTTCTTTCTGAACGTATTTCTAATTTGACTAATCATTTTAAATCTCACAAAAAGGACAATCATTCTCGTCGTGGCCTTTTAAAGATGGTTTCTAAACGCCGCCGCCTTCTTGATTACCTTAAAGAAATTGACCAAAATCGCTATCAGATACTGATTGGAAAACTAGGCTTGCGTCGCTAA
- a CDS encoding MFS transporter, with the protein MQKISTLELFRNSMFRNLWSANLIFNLGVVIQAVGASWLMTLISSSHFMVGLVQGATVLPLVVFSLMAGALADNFNRRQIMLFAQIVMIIVSVNLTVLSYLGLITPWLLLCFTFLIGCGLAFHNPAWQATMGDIVSRENIPTAVTLNSIGFNLMRSIGPAIGGVVIAALGGTSAFLLNAMSYIPLTSALFLWKPNCKTNTLPLPREKFLGAIADGLRYVVMSPNLLSVMARAFLFGVGTISVSALLPIVACEILGGDALLYGTLLGCFGIGAITAGFVNSYIRHYFSSETIVTTSFIGFSFVCFALAVSRSIIVSHLVLFPAGLCWVLALSLFNTSVQLSTPRWVVARALALYQTASYGGMAVGSVIWGIFADVYSPTVALSICALFLILGALAGIKFKIQEIPQIDFDPLDQFKEPQLLLDLEACSGPIMIMMDYQINENDLTEFLEVMARRRHIRRRDGARQWALLRNLEKPGCWIEVYHMPTWVDYLRHNYRAIKADAEVNKHLSRLNCAPSGIRIHRMIEWQTIPQADEVYLKLSTEQ; encoded by the coding sequence ATGCAGAAAATTTCAACATTAGAGCTTTTCCGAAATTCAATGTTTCGCAATTTATGGTCAGCGAATCTTATTTTTAATTTGGGAGTTGTCATACAAGCTGTAGGGGCAAGCTGGTTGATGACTTTGATTAGTTCGTCGCATTTCATGGTTGGGCTTGTTCAAGGTGCTACAGTATTACCGCTTGTTGTTTTTTCTCTAATGGCAGGAGCATTAGCCGATAATTTTAATCGGCGTCAGATTATGTTATTTGCACAAATAGTTATGATAATTGTATCAGTTAATTTGACTGTCTTATCCTATTTAGGGTTGATAACACCTTGGCTTTTACTGTGCTTTACATTTTTGATTGGATGTGGGCTTGCTTTTCATAATCCTGCTTGGCAAGCAACAATGGGGGATATTGTGAGCAGAGAAAATATTCCTACCGCTGTTACTCTGAATAGTATTGGCTTTAATTTAATGCGCAGTATAGGTCCTGCTATTGGGGGAGTTGTCATTGCTGCTTTAGGTGGAACTTCTGCTTTTCTATTAAATGCTATGAGTTATATTCCTTTAACAAGTGCTTTATTTTTATGGAAACCCAATTGTAAGACTAATACATTGCCATTGCCACGAGAGAAATTTTTAGGGGCTATAGCAGATGGTTTGCGCTATGTTGTTATGTCGCCTAATCTTTTAAGTGTTATGGCCAGAGCGTTTCTTTTTGGTGTCGGGACGATTTCGGTTTCTGCTCTGTTACCAATTGTTGCGTGTGAAATTCTTGGAGGAGACGCTCTTCTCTACGGTACGTTACTTGGTTGTTTTGGTATAGGTGCGATTACAGCTGGCTTTGTTAATTCGTATATACGGCATTATTTTAGTTCAGAAACGATTGTTACAACTTCATTTATAGGTTTTTCTTTTGTTTGCTTTGCTTTAGCAGTAAGTCGTTCAATTATTGTAAGTCATCTTGTTTTATTTCCTGCCGGTTTGTGCTGGGTTTTAGCATTGTCGTTGTTTAATACATCTGTACAGCTTTCCACACCACGCTGGGTTGTTGCGCGTGCTTTAGCGCTTTATCAAACTGCATCTTATGGTGGTATGGCAGTTGGTAGCGTGATTTGGGGTATATTTGCTGATGTTTATTCTCCAACAGTGGCTTTGAGTATTTGTGCTCTGTTCTTAATTTTAGGAGCTCTTGCGGGCATAAAGTTTAAGATTCAAGAAATTCCTCAGATAGATTTTGATCCACTTGATCAATTTAAAGAACCGCAGCTTTTGCTTGACTTGGAAGCATGCAGTGGTCCTATCATGATTATGATGGATTATCAAATTAATGAAAATGATCTCACAGAATTTCTTGAAGTTATGGCGCGTCGTCGCCATATTCGTCGACGTGATGGTGCTCGCCAGTGGGCTCTTTTACGTAACCTTGAAAAACCAGGCTGTTGGATAGAAGTCTATCATATGCCAACGTGGGTGGATTATTTGCGTCATAATTATCGGGCCATAAAAGCAGATGCAGAAGTAAATAAGCATCTTAGTCGATTAAATTGTGCACCTAGCGGTATAAGAATACACCGTATGATTGAGTGGCAAACAATACCACAGGCTGATGAGGTATATTTGAAGCTTTCTACAGAGCAATGA
- the truB gene encoding tRNA pseudouridine(55) synthase TruB — protein MAPQRKKKGRSVSGWIILDKPKGMRSTEAVSQIKWLFNAQKAGHAGTLDPLACGMLPIALGEATKTIPYVMEGIKTYHFHVAWGEERSTDDLEGEVIKTATQRPTQKDILTLLPKYTGVILQTPPQFSAIKIAGNRAYDLARAGEIVEIPSRKVKIESLKLTGTTTQGHSIFEITCGKGTYVRSLARDMGRDLGCYGYIADLRRIAVAPFNENDLIPWDKLKAAVTYNDEKDENYVFSKWSFSTLDKLLTETKAALVHLPHYTISENQAQYLRMGNPVLLHNQNTSIDENDVCIIHKDQLLAIGIIEKNQFKPKRIFTSG, from the coding sequence ATGGCACCACAACGTAAAAAAAAAGGTCGTTCTGTCTCTGGTTGGATAATTCTTGACAAACCAAAAGGGATGAGATCAACAGAAGCTGTTTCACAAATTAAATGGCTCTTTAATGCACAAAAAGCAGGGCATGCAGGCACGCTTGATCCACTTGCGTGTGGTATGTTACCGATTGCATTAGGCGAAGCAACCAAAACTATTCCCTACGTTATGGAAGGTATAAAAACCTATCATTTTCATGTAGCTTGGGGAGAAGAGCGCTCAACAGATGATCTTGAAGGTGAAGTAATTAAAACAGCGACTCAACGTCCAACACAAAAAGATATCCTTACCCTTTTACCCAAATATACAGGTGTTATTTTACAAACACCTCCACAATTTTCTGCAATTAAAATTGCCGGTAATCGTGCCTATGATCTGGCCCGCGCAGGTGAAATTGTTGAAATTCCATCCCGTAAAGTAAAAATTGAATCTCTCAAACTTACTGGAACCACAACCCAAGGACATTCCATTTTTGAAATAACATGTGGAAAAGGGACATATGTACGCTCCTTAGCACGCGATATGGGACGTGATCTTGGTTGTTATGGATATATTGCTGACTTACGCCGTATCGCAGTAGCTCCTTTTAATGAAAATGATCTCATTCCATGGGATAAATTAAAAGCAGCCGTAACGTATAACGACGAAAAAGATGAAAATTATGTATTTTCCAAGTGGAGCTTCTCTACACTTGATAAACTACTAACTGAAACAAAGGCTGCATTAGTTCATTTACCTCATTATACCATTAGCGAAAATCAAGCACAGTATTTAAGAATGGGCAACCCAGTGCTCTTACACAATCAAAATACATCCATTGATGAAAATGATGTTTGTATAATCCACAAAGACCAGCTTCTTGCTATAGGTATTATTGAAAAAAACCAATTCAAACCAAAACGTATTTTTACAAGTGGATGA
- the rbfA gene encoding 30S ribosome-binding factor RbfA, with product MKNTSSSQRQLRVGEQVRHVLAHILQRDILLDDVLKGVVISISEVRMSADLKIATCFVSPLSTIHDISHTVIIEVLNKHSRFIRKEISHQLRQMKYIPELRFRFDSSFDNFSKIDALLHSPEVARDLLHNNEPEN from the coding sequence ATGAAAAACACAAGCTCATCACAACGGCAATTAAGAGTGGGAGAGCAAGTTCGCCATGTATTAGCTCATATACTACAACGAGATATTTTACTTGATGATGTTTTAAAAGGTGTTGTCATTTCTATTTCTGAAGTACGTATGTCAGCAGATCTGAAAATTGCTACTTGCTTTGTTTCTCCCCTCAGCACTATTCACGACATTTCTCATACTGTTATTATAGAAGTCTTGAATAAACATAGTCGTTTTATCCGTAAAGAAATTAGCCATCAATTACGACAAATGAAATACATCCCTGAATTGCGTTTTCGGTTTGATAGTAGTTTTGATAATTTTTCAAAAATTGATGCTCTACTCCATTCGCCTGAAGTAGCGCGCGATCTTCTTCATAATAACGAACCTGAAAATTAA